ggtgtgtgtgtgggaaggggTTTCTGGGTGCCGGACAGCTCCGTTAGCGTcgcactgttttccaaagtgctgGTCCCATTTTCTCCTCCCACCAGCGATGCGTGACGGTTATGCTTCTTcacatcccctccaacatttgtcacttttttattataatcatccTAGTCGGTGTGAAGCGGTAGCTTCTCATGGTTCTGCTCCACTTTCTCGGACGCCTTAAATGTTGAGCGTCTTTTCGTATGTTTATTGAcaatctgtgtgtcttctttcggagaaatgtctatttggattttttgcctattttttaaattgggttatttgacTTCGGACTATTGACTTGTAGAGTTTCTAGTATATCTTGGGAAAAGTCCCTCACAGGCCATATacttttgcagatattttctacCATCCCGTccgttgtcttttcactttcttgtcCTTTAAGGCCCCAGAGGTTTCCATCTCAAGGAGgtcccatttttctattttctcttcggTTGCTTGTGCTTCTGGTGCCCTACCTATGAAACCAGGGCCAAATCCAATGCTATAGCCCAGATCGAGTGACCTCCCTTCCACCATGGCAGAGAAGAGCCAGTCTTTGCAGCCGGCCCCATGCTGCAGAGCGTCTGCGTGGACCAGGctggcagggcaggggcgggTGCAGGCCTGGGAGACGATGCCGTCAGCACTTCTCAGGTTACCTTCTGCCTTGGGTCAGCTTCCAGAGGACGGTGGTTTTGTCCAGCTTTCTAGTTGCAGTGGCAGGTGAGGATTTGTCAACCACGTCGTCGAGCCACAGTCACAGCCCCTGTCATCATCCGCTCTTCTTAGCGCCGCTTTCAGGGTTTCGGCTCCTTGTCTCTGTGCTTTCAGCCTGCCACTTCTCTGGCTTTTGGCTGTGCTTTACCTGCTACTTAACCTGTAtcacatttgatttctttctagAATGCTATTTTTCATCTGcattcagttttctcctctgcccGGATTTGCCTGTTGATTCCCGACGGGCCCTGTGTTGCGGGCTCCTGTCGCAGGCTCGGGCCCTGATGCCACCCCGGGGGAGCTCACGCCTTGTCCTCCAGGAAGGacttgcttctgcttctgccagGAGCCAAATGGCGCCGGCCACCAGACTCCACCGCAGGCCCCTAGAAGAAAGGGGTGTGCAGGGTGCAGGACTCGCGCTGCTGTGCAGTTTCCACGCGTGGGGCCTGCGGGGGGCTAAGGGGGGTCGCCCCTCATCATGGGCCTCAGTAGTGCAGTGCTGTCTTCTCGCCGCCTCTCTGGCCTCTGTTCCTCCTTTCTGGTTGGCCTCCTCCCGCCTCCGTGAGGTCCAGCAGGGCCTCGAAGTTGGGTCCCAAGGAGGATGTACTTGCTCCCCCACCGGGCACCTGATCGGCCAGAGCACAGGAAGCCAAGGTCAAAGTTCCCTTCACTGAGCCTTGACCATACGCCCCGTAGTCCTCTGAGCACCTCACATGAGCAAAGTCACTCAGAACTCGCAGGAGCCCCAGCAGGTCTCGCGGGTGAGATGctggggcacagggaggggacGTCGTTGCACTGCTGCACGCGGGCAGCAGAACGTCGGAGCCTGGCGTGGCTGCAGGACCGACCTGGCCCGCGGTGCAGATGCACCAGCAGGTGCATTGAGTGAACAGAGTGACCCTTCGTGTGCCCACAAATACGAATGTCACCCAGTGTACTGTTCGCTCTGATGTCACCTTCTCTGTGACCTTCTGTGGCCCCATTTAAAGTGGACAGTCCCCTGCTTATTCTTCCTCTGCGACACCCACTATATATTCTGGTTTTGCCTATGTCTGCCTCCCAGTAGACCGAGCTCGCGGCgactgcggggggcggggggggggacgtgcctgcggggggggggagcTGCTGCCATGGTCCACATGGTCCTGGTGGAGATGCTGGTGCCTCGCTCCAGTGCTTAGTGGCAGAGGGGGTGAAAGGTGGCAGAAATCAGGCCCCGTCTGAAGGTGGAGCAGTCAGGTTACTGCAGGTTTGGATGTGCAGCACGAGGGAATGAAGGGGGTCACAGATGACTCATTTTGTCATCTGAGCAAGTGGGTAGGTGGCTGAGGTGGGGAACGCTGGTAAAGAGGCGTTGGGGGGAGTGAGAGTGCAGGTTTGGGTATGTTCGGTGTGTGAGGCCAGTTAGCATCCCAGGTGGGAACAGAGGACAGAGATGAGGGTGTGGGAGTTGCTGGCGCACTGGTGCTAGTTAAACCCGTCACACGGGGAGAGATCTCTTAGGGAGTACGTGGGGTAGAGGAGGCCTAGAAGTTCTAGGCCAGGTAACTGGCTTGGGGAAGGTTACTGGCGTGGTCTAGGGAAAAGAGGAGGGTCTGAACCCCGGAGGCAGCCACGGGCACTGAGCAGGGTCATAGAAAAGTCTGGGCAGGGGCACCAGCTGGCTTAGTCCGGAGGGCGTgcaactctagatctcagggttgtgagtttgagacaCACGTGGGGCACAGACAttacttttaagaaagaaaaaggaaaaaaaaaatcaaaaaaaaaaaaaaaaagaaagaaagaaaaaagtatggatAAAAAAATCCTGGCAGGATTTGAAGCCATGTCCCCTTCAAAGCCTTCCCTGACAACGGTGTCCTGCTAGGTGTCCCCTACTCGCTCCCACAGTTCCCTAGGCCCACGCGGCCCGAGGGTGGTTGGCTTCCCCAGAGTTTGGAAGAGGCAGAGTCAAATGTTCATCTCCTGTCCCCAGTCCCCTCTGCAAGGACAGGGCCAGCAACTGTTAGACGGATGGATGCCacactcccttctcccctcccagcTAAGGAACCAAAAAAGATGATGGGCAAATCAGCCCTCCCTACAGTCAGGAAGCTGGTGACAGCCCCCAGTGGACCCAGTAAAGCCAAGtaaggagctgggggaggggatgaggaggggggaaggaggaaggcacGAGGGAAgtgctgctccccgccccccacctcctggTCTGATGGGGGTATGTTCCAGGCCCTCTTGGACACCCAGCGGAGACAGTCAGAAGCGCCCCTCTCGAGACCTGGGTAAGTCTCCTTGCCTCCCTCCAGTGGGGCAAGGAATGGGGCATGGGGATAGGGTGGTTGTGCTGAAggacagaggtggggagagacCCGGGGTCAGAGTGGCCTGGACCCCTGAGGTTCTGCTCTCATAGGCTCCAGGGGCAGCTTCCTCAGTGGGGGTCCGGGCCACCCTGGTAGAAAAGGATCGAAACCCCACACTCCTCGGCAGCGCTCTGCAGCTAGTCAGGTAGGGGGCCCTGCCTGGTTCCTGGGGGGTATGGATGGTGTACAAGGGTGAAGGCCCCCAGGTACCTATCCCTCGGCTGAGACCTCGCCCCCATCAccacaggaggaagagcagaacAGCCTAGCAAAGGCCTCTCCTGTGAATAAAACCCCCACTCCAGACAAGACCCCCAGCCCAGAGAAGACTGTATCTCCAAATAAGGCCTCCACTCCAGAGGAAGCCCTGACTCTGGAGAAGGCCCCCATCTCAGAGGGATCCCTGACTCTAAAGTTCAAGGCCCCAGTCCCAGAGAACCCCACCCCAGAGGAGGGCTTGACCCTGGGCAAGGCTCCCAGCCCAGACAGCGTCATTTCTGGGGAGGAGGCCCCTGTCCCTGAAGTCCCACCGGAGGATGAAGTCCCTGGCCCAAAGACGGTCCCTCCTGGGGATGAGGCACCCACCCTAGGGAAGGTCTTGACCCCTGAGCAGGTGCTCTCTCAAGAGGCCTCCACCAGAGACATCACTCAGCTCCATCGCTTCTCTCCGGAGCAAGCCCTGCCACTGTTCAAGTCTCTTGTGGCCAATGAAGCTCAGTCCCAAGAGGTCCACAGGCCAGAGGAGCCCCATCTCCATCAGAGGGGCAGCTCTCCATTCCAGTCTGAGTCTGAGTGCAAGTCAGGGTCCGTGCCTGCCCTTGCGAAGGCGACAACCCCCCTGGAGGAGGCACCTGGGGAGCATGAGGGGACCCGGGAAGAGGCAGTACTCCCCAAAGAGGAGGTGTCCCCCAAAGAGGCAGCCCCTGCTCAAAAGAATCGTCAAGCTGTCAAGGCGACTCCAGACCCCCAAGAGGCTCCCGCcctactttctctgtctctgcaaaATCTCACGGACAGTGAAAGTGACAGAGGCGACATAACGAGGCTCCAGGACGAGGTGGAGTCTTTGAGGAGGTCGCTGGAGCGGATGGGGGTGCAGCTGGAGTAagtggggcggggcgggcgccggggggggggggggggccgggggcgggcgggctcGGCCTGTGGGCCTGCACAGCCCACCGCTTCTCCTCCGTCCGCAGGAGGAAGCTCACCGACCTCTGGGAGGAACTGAAGAGCGAGAAGGAGAAGCGCCTGTcgctggaggtgggtggggtgcgGCCCCCAGGGGCggcgggctgccccccccccgaccccgccTGCCCTGACGCCCTCTCCCGACCAGGTGCAGATGCAACGGGGGACTCAGGAGTCCCGGACGCGGGGCTCCATCCACGCGCAGACGCAGACGCACTGAGGGGGGGCCCGGGAGGGACTGCGGCGGGGCCTGGGCGCGAGTCGGGCTGCGGCCACCCACGTCCTCGCACACGACTCGGAGAAACGCAAGAAAGTAAACTGCGGTGTACGCGCCCGCCGCGCCTGCCTGGTCcgtgcgggggcggggccagagggggcgggcccggggaAATGGTCGGCGAGGGGCGTGgcccgcggagggggcggggcccaggggcatgggggcggggcccgcggaggggcggggccggggcaagagagggcgggggcggggcctccgcaTTCCTGGCGGTCTCTCCCGGGCACATCTGGCCGACATGTGGCTCCCATTACCGTTCCCAGGGCCCGCGCGCCGCTATTTTTACCCACCGGatggcgggggcgggcggggggcgtcTCCCTCCGACGTCTGCCGGGGCCCGGAGCCCGGAATCCAGCTGTGCgcccgggggggcgggcgggcctgccctcccgccccgcccctcccgggggCGCCCGCCTAGCCCGGGCTGCGGGGCCTTAGCGTCGAGGTCAGGGCCCCGGGCCTGGGGAGCGGGCGGGGTGCGCCGGGCCTCGGCGGGTGAGGAATGCATGTGGGGAAGGCCTGCGAGTGACAGCTTGCTCTGTTTTCAGCGTGAGCGGGAGGAGGCCTGTGTGCGGAGGGGCTGGTGGGACGACGGGGGTCAGCCTGGTACACGAGTCAGGGGGCATCTCCATCCGGGGCCCCTGCGCGGCAGGAGCCTGGGGCGCACGGGGGGCAGAAGCAACAGAGGGACACTGAGTCACTGGAAAAGCAGTTTTCATTGGTCCCTTCATCTCTTAACCGATCCCAGGAGGGGGGCTGGGGTCCCCGCGTCCGGGCCTTCCCCGCCGGTTTTCTGGCAGGACTGGGGAGCCCGGAAGGTGGGGGTCCAGACCTCGGAGCCCTGGGGTAGGGGGAGGCGGTGGGGCGGGGCCGTCCCAATGGCCTGGGGCCGCTGTGAGGTGGCGCGCAGCGTGCAGTGCGCAGAGCTCCTCgcagcgggagcgggagcgggcgcGTCAGTAATAGTGCATGCGCCCCAGGGTGCCGGTGGCCGTGGGGCCGGGCCCCAGGGTGCCGGAGCCCAGCAGGTCGGGCTGCCCGGTGCGCCAGATCTCCCGCAGGATCCGTTCGCGCTCCTCCAGGCGCTGCGCCCGCTCCAGCTCCTCCGCCGACGTGAAGACGTTGACGCTCAGGGGCCCGTCGGGCTCGGCGCTGAGCTCCGCGCCGGGCAGCGTGTCGTCGGGGCCCAGCCGCGTCACCGTGtcctcgtcgtcgtcgtcgtcgtcgtcgggCTCCAGGGCGCTGCTGCGGGGGTCCCGGCGCggagcgggggcgcggggccgcgcgCGGGGCGCGCAGGAGATGCTGATGACCAGCAGGCACAGGGTGAGCAGCAGCCCGAAGCAGACTCCCAGCACGAAGTAGAGGCCGAAGCTCTCGGGGTTAGCTGCGGGCGGAGGGCGCGCGTCGGGGGGCGCCCCGGCGCCTGGGGGTAGGGCTTCGCCCGGGAGCCCGGGTTctaggggggcggggggggcgggacTCCTTACCTGCGAGACCCAGGTCGCCGCCAGCGGGGGGgtgcgggagggggaggggcgggcgggggcaggggcgggagggggcggggagggcggggcgggggcgggagggggcgggaggggccgggggcgggccgcCCTCACCGCGGATGTGCGCGTAGGCCGCCAGGCTGTTGCTGAGCAACTCCATGTCCCTCCGTGGGGCGTCCATGCCGCTCTGGGGGCGGAGGGGCAGCCCCCGTCAGCCTGCGGGGTCGCAAGGTCGGACCCCAGCCCCAGCGCACggccgaccccgaccccgaccccgaccccgaccccgctGCCTCCGGGGTCCGGAGCAGCTGACCCCGCTGCGCGCTCCGCCCTGCAGACCGCGGCTCCCCACCGTCCTGAGGCCGCGGGCCCTGCCTGGGGGCCTCTTCCCCGGCGCAGACGCCCCTGCAGGTCGCGGGGCCCGGGGAGTGGGCCGGGGAGTGGGCCGCGGAGGCTccgccgcgcgcccgccccgccgggaCCCACCGCCCGCAGGCCCCGGGCTCGCTCACCGTCGGCGCCCCGCTTCCCCGCTGCCGGCCCCGGCGCGTCCGGCGGCCGCATGCAcccgggccccgccgcgcccgccccgtccggtccccgccgccccctgccccgctcGGCTCCCAGGCCGCGGCAGCGCGGGCCGGACGCGGGCCCAGGACCAGCCGCGGAAAGTTCCTCGGAGgaaaggggcggggcggggcggggcggggcggcgggcgggagggggaggcgcggagggagggggaggcgcgGAGGGAGGGGGCCGGGAGAGGAAGGGGAGCGGGGGGGGCTCGGCTCGCCCACAGGAAaccgcggggaggcgggggcagcGACCCGCCCCCAAGCTCCTAAACACAAAATAATAGTAATGCGGATGAAGTTCCGCCTCGGTGCCGGGCAGCGTGAGTGCGGGTGCGGGTGAGGGTGCTCGTGCGGGTgagggtgcgggtgcgggtgagGGTGCGGGTGCTCGTGCGGGTGCGGGTGAGGGTGCGGGTGCtcgtgcgggtgcgggtgcgggtgctcGTGCGGGTGCtcgtgcgggtgcgggtgcgggtgctcGTGCGGGTGCGGGTGAGGGTGCTCGTGCGGGTGCGGGTGAGGGTGCGGGTGCTCGTGCGGGTGCTCGTGCGGGTGCGGGTGAGGGTGCGGGTGCTCCTGCGGGTGCTTGTGCGGGTGCGGGTgagggtgcgggtgcgggtgagGGTGCgcgtgcgggtgcgggtgcgggtgagggtgcgggtgcgggtgcgggtgagggtgcgggtgcgggtgagGGTGCGCGTGCGGGTgcgggtgagggtgagggtgagggtgcgCGTGCGGGTGCGCGCcctttgaatattctttcctttaaCTCTAACACCCCTGCGACGCGGGCACTGTTGTCGCCACTTGCCAGAGAAGTAAACTGAGTCAGGGAGAGGTTGAATAACTTGACCAAagggtcaggatttgaacccactgCCCTCTGCCCCTAGAGCCCGTCTACACCTTGCTTTCCTCCCAGGGGCGCCTCCCTTGGACCCTCAATTCACAAGGGAGGGAACCCCCCCTCCCGGGGCGTCCAGCTGGCAGGGCTGTGTCACACGGGGTGACTGAATGTTAGAGCCCTGCAGGtcccccccagctgcccccagctTCTGCGGCCCCTGTGCACCCCACACCACCCCACACCCGCACCCCAGCCACCGCAGATGTGCACTTTGCTCCAGGCTAAACGTGCCCAGCCCTTGCATCCACGTCCCCCCAGGCTCGGGGCTCACTTGTGCAGTGTATCACAGGGTCCACGGGTCTTCCTGCCCAACtctcagcccccacccctcctgggcCCCCCTTCCTGCACGGCCCTGGGTGAGGGGGAGGACCTCTTGGCGGGAGcctcagagaggaggagggaaggaagggggagaggaaatTGCAGGCATAGCTGAAGGCGCGGACTGAGGCCTGTGGGCCCATGACCCCCCATGTGTCCACACCGGAGACCCCCACTCCCAGGGCTGAGCCTGGGTTCAAGCAGAGGGCAGATCTGGAAGGAGAAAGGCAGACTGGCCGGGGGACAAGCAGGGACTCCCAGTGTCTTGGGGATTGTTGGGTCTGttttgtgcacgtgtgtgcaggCGTCCCTGCTCCTCCGGGTACTCATGTGTCCACTTCCATGTCGCATGGGCCGCAGCAGGGGTACGGTGGGTGCACAGGGACAAGCCGCTGCACATCGGGTGCtaccccagggcctggcctgggcccctGGGCATGGGCGCCCCTGGTCCCAGCGGGCCGAGCGACAACCCTGAAGGGGGAAGGGCCGGGTGCTAAGCACGGGGGATGGAGAGCCCTTGCGAGACCCAAGGGGGGTGGGAGCTGACCCCCGACTCCAGCGAGGCACAGGGCAGTAGTGGGACAGGCACCTgggtgcgggggggtggggggggagcgaTGAGGTCCGTGGAGCAGGCGGTTGCTCCAGGCCGCGTGGTGGGTAACCCTGAGAGGCGGGGGTGGCATCGTGGTCCCTGATGGACCTGGACGAGGGGGGAGACGGAAGCAGGGAGGGCGGCGATTGGCACCCAGGGTGTGCCCCGGAACTGCCGCGGAGAGGGGGAGGGTCCCCTTGCACACCGGGTGTCCCGCACTGCAGGCGGGTGTCAGGAATGAGGACAGAGGACCCCACTGGCCGCAGGAGGGAAGCGGGGTGGGGAGCAGGACAGAGGACCCCCCCACACGGGAGGGAAGCGGGGTGGGGAGCAGGTTTGGGGGCGTCGGTTTCCTGTCCCGCAGGCTGGAGGTGCCCGTTAGGTGTCCGGGGGAGGAGTCTGGGCCCGCCGTGACTTTGGGAGCCCCCAACAGAAGATGGGCCGAACCCCGCCAGTGGGTCAGATGGCTTTTGGcgcagggagctggggggggcgCGGCCTCGAGGGGGGTGGACGCGGAGCCCCAGGAGGCGCCGGGCTGGCTGGGCTCCGAGGTGCTGCCCTGGGCGGGGGTCTAACCTCCAGTGCCTTCCACCCTCGTGTGCAGCAGGGTATGCACAGCGGCCTTGATCCGTGTGTCCCGGGCTGTCGGCTCGTGTATGCAGCACACTTGTGTCTGCCTGACTGTGTCCCGGGACCCGTGTGCCCCGGCTGTGGGCCTCCCCATACAGCA
This region of Vulpes lagopus strain Blue_001 chromosome 23, ASM1834538v1, whole genome shotgun sequence genomic DNA includes:
- the SH3D21 gene encoding SH3 domain-containing protein 21 isoform X5 — its product is MGPKLQALPALPLAVSRSLESSKLASQETDQERLCQRARGRTCWAGPPLPHPLQHLGPTYRLASPPPSLLGLAARPSPPGPVLGRPPDSAELPARPRRRPGAMDVLVLAGYRAQKEGELSVAPGDVVRQVCEGPARGWLRGQLGGRWGLFPERSVQEIPESLRGAGEAPSPRCARRRGRPAKPRGPQRWCKVSFSYSPEQADELQLQAGEIVEVIKEIEDGWWLGKKNGQLGAFPSNFVELLDSGPPSLGSPDMPAVSPGPQQPPKLSSLTYDSPPDYLRTVSRPEIYRVLFDYQPEAPDELALRRGDVVKVLRKTTEDKGWWEGESHGRRGVFPDNFVLPPPPIKKLTPRKVASRESVPSARTGPATVRRMDATLPSPLPAKEPKKMMGKSALPTVRKLVTAPSGPSKAKPSWTPSGDSQKRPSRDLGSRGSFLSGGPGHPGRKGSKPHTPRQRSAASQEEEQNSLAKASPVNKTPTPDKTPSPEKTVSPNKASTPEEALTLEKAPISEGSLTLKFKAPVPENPTPEEGLTLGKAPSPDSVISGEEAPVPEVPPEDEVPGPKTVPPGDEAPTLGKVLTPEQVLSQEASTRDITQLHRFSPEQALPLFKSLVANEAQSQEVHRPEEPHLHQRGSSPFQSESECKSGSVPALAKATTPLEEAPGEHEGTREEAVLPKEEVSPKEAAPAQKNRQAVKATPDPQEAPALLSLSLQNLTDSESDRGDITRLQDEVESLRRSLERMGVQLERKLTDLWEELKSEKEKRLSLEVQMQRGTQESRTRGSIHAQTQTH
- the SH3D21 gene encoding SH3 domain-containing protein 21 isoform X8 produces the protein MGTCGGPGVAGRATGPAPPPARPSRGARDSRLGRGAQTRPPPADVLVLAGYRAQKEGELSVAPGDVVRQVCEGPARGWLRGQLGGRWGLFPERSVQEIPESLRGAGEAPSPRCARRRGRPAKPRGPQRWCKVSFSYSPEQADELQLQAGEIVEVIKEIEDGWWLGKKNGQLGAFPSNFVELLDSGPPSLGSPDMPAVSPGPQQPPKLSSLTYDSPPDYLRTVSRPEIYRVLFDYQPEAPDELALRRGDVVKVLRKTTEDKGWWEGESHGRRGVFPDNFVLPPPPIKKLTPRKVASRESVPSARTGPATVRRMDATLPSPLPAKEPKKMMGKSALPTVRKLVTAPSGPSKAKPSWTPSGDSQKRPSRDLGSRGSFLSGGPGHPGRKGSKPHTPRQRSAASQEEEQNSLAKASPVNKTPTPDKTPSPEKTVSPNKASTPEEALTLEKAPISEGSLTLKFKAPVPENPTPEEGLTLGKAPSPDSVISGEEAPVPEVPPEDEVPGPKTVPPGDEAPTLGKVLTPEQVLSQEASTRDITQLHRFSPEQALPLFKSLVANEAQSQEVHRPEEPHLHQRGSSPFQSESECKSGSVPALAKATTPLEEAPGEHEGTREEAVLPKEEVSPKEAAPAQKNRQAVKATPDPQEAPALLSLSLQNLTDSESDRGDITRLQDEVESLRRSLERMGVQLERKLTDLWEELKSEKEKRLSLEVQMQRGTQESRTRGSIHAQTQTH
- the SH3D21 gene encoding SH3 domain-containing protein 21 isoform X1 — its product is MGPKLQALPALPLAVSRSLESSKLASQETDQERLCQRARGRTCWAGPPLPHPLQHLGPTYRLASPPPSLLGLAARPSPPGPVLGRPPDSAELPARPRRRPGAMGTCGGPGVAGRATGPAPPPARPSRGARDSRLGRGAQTRPPPADVLVLAGYRAQKEGELSVAPGDVVRQVCEGPARGWLRGQLGGRWGLFPERSVQEIPESLRGAGEAPSPRCARRRGRPAKPRGPQRWCKVSFSYSPEQADELQLQAGEIVEVIKEIEDGWWLGKKNGQLGAFPSNFVELLDSGPPSLGSPDMPAVSPGPQQPPKLSSLTYDSPPDYLRTVSRPEIYRVLFDYQPEAPDELALRRGDVVKVLRKTTEDKGWWEGESHGRRGVFPDNFVLPPPPIKKLTPRKVASRESVPSARTGPATVRRMDATLPSPLPAKEPKKMMGKSALPTVRKLVTAPSGPSKAKPSWTPSGDSQKRPSRDLGSRGSFLSGGPGHPGRKGSKPHTPRQRSAASQEEEQNSLAKASPVNKTPTPDKTPSPEKTVSPNKASTPEEALTLEKAPISEGSLTLKFKAPVPENPTPEEGLTLGKAPSPDSVISGEEAPVPEVPPEDEVPGPKTVPPGDEAPTLGKVLTPEQVLSQEASTRDITQLHRFSPEQALPLFKSLVANEAQSQEVHRPEEPHLHQRGSSPFQSESECKSGSVPALAKATTPLEEAPGEHEGTREEAVLPKEEVSPKEAAPAQKNRQAVKATPDPQEAPALLSLSLQNLTDSESDRGDITRLQDEVESLRRSLERMGVQLERKLTDLWEELKSEKEKRLSLEVQMQRGTQESRTRGSIHAQTQTH
- the SH3D21 gene encoding SH3 domain-containing protein 21 isoform X3, with translation MGPKLQALPALPLAVSRSLESSKLASQETDQERLCQRARGRTCWAGPPLPHPLQHLGPTYRLASPPPSLLGLAARPSPPGPVLGRPPDSAELPARPRRRPGAMGTCGGPGVAGRATGPAPPPARPSRGARDSRLGRGAQTRPPPADVLVLAGYRAQKEGELSVAPGDVVRQEIPESLRGAGEAPSPRCARRRGRPAKPRGPQRWCKVSFSYSPEQADELQLQAGEIVEVIKEIEDGWWLGKKNGQLGAFPSNFVELLDSGPPSLGSPDMPAVSPGPQQPPKLSSLTYDSPPDYLRTVSRPEIYRVLFDYQPEAPDELALRRGDVVKVLRKTTEDKGWWEGESHGRRGVFPDNFVLPPPPIKKLTPRKVASRESVPSARTGPATVRRMDATLPSPLPAKEPKKMMGKSALPTVRKLVTAPSGPSKAKPSWTPSGDSQKRPSRDLGSRGSFLSGGPGHPGRKGSKPHTPRQRSAASQEEEQNSLAKASPVNKTPTPDKTPSPEKTVSPNKASTPEEALTLEKAPISEGSLTLKFKAPVPENPTPEEGLTLGKAPSPDSVISGEEAPVPEVPPEDEVPGPKTVPPGDEAPTLGKVLTPEQVLSQEASTRDITQLHRFSPEQALPLFKSLVANEAQSQEVHRPEEPHLHQRGSSPFQSESECKSGSVPALAKATTPLEEAPGEHEGTREEAVLPKEEVSPKEAAPAQKNRQAVKATPDPQEAPALLSLSLQNLTDSESDRGDITRLQDEVESLRRSLERMGVQLERKLTDLWEELKSEKEKRLSLEVQMQRGTQESRTRGSIHAQTQTH
- the SH3D21 gene encoding SH3 domain-containing protein 21 isoform X4; this encodes MGPKLQALPALPLAVSRSLESSKLASQETDQERLCQRARGRTCWAGPPLPHPLQHLGPTYRLASPPPSLLGLAARPSPPGPVLGRPPDSAELPARPRRRPGAMGRGAQTRPPPADVLVLAGYRAQKEGELSVAPGDVVRQVCEGPARGWLRGQLGGRWGLFPERSVQEIPESLRGAGEAPSPRCARRRGRPAKPRGPQRWCKVSFSYSPEQADELQLQAGEIVEVIKEIEDGWWLGKKNGQLGAFPSNFVELLDSGPPSLGSPDMPAVSPGPQQPPKLSSLTYDSPPDYLRTVSRPEIYRVLFDYQPEAPDELALRRGDVVKVLRKTTEDKGWWEGESHGRRGVFPDNFVLPPPPIKKLTPRKVASRESVPSARTGPATVRRMDATLPSPLPAKEPKKMMGKSALPTVRKLVTAPSGPSKAKPSWTPSGDSQKRPSRDLGSRGSFLSGGPGHPGRKGSKPHTPRQRSAASQEEEQNSLAKASPVNKTPTPDKTPSPEKTVSPNKASTPEEALTLEKAPISEGSLTLKFKAPVPENPTPEEGLTLGKAPSPDSVISGEEAPVPEVPPEDEVPGPKTVPPGDEAPTLGKVLTPEQVLSQEASTRDITQLHRFSPEQALPLFKSLVANEAQSQEVHRPEEPHLHQRGSSPFQSESECKSGSVPALAKATTPLEEAPGEHEGTREEAVLPKEEVSPKEAAPAQKNRQAVKATPDPQEAPALLSLSLQNLTDSESDRGDITRLQDEVESLRRSLERMGVQLERKLTDLWEELKSEKEKRLSLEVQMQRGTQESRTRGSIHAQTQTH
- the SH3D21 gene encoding SH3 domain-containing protein 21 isoform X6, which encodes MGPKLQALPALPLAVSRSLESSKLASQETDQERLCQRARGRTCWAGPPLPHPLQHLGPTYRLASPPPSLLGLAARPSPPGPVLGRPPDSAELPARPRRRPGAMDVLVLAGYRAQKEGELSVAPGDVVRQEIPESLRGAGEAPSPRCARRRGRPAKPRGPQRWCKVSFSYSPEQADELQLQAGEIVEVIKEIEDGWWLGKKNGQLGAFPSNFVELLDSGPPSLGSPDMPAVSPGPQQPPKLSSLTYDSPPDYLRTVSRPEIYRVLFDYQPEAPDELALRRGDVVKVLRKTTEDKGWWEGESHGRRGVFPDNFVLPPPPIKKLTPRKVASRESVPSARTGPATVRRMDATLPSPLPAKEPKKMMGKSALPTVRKLVTAPSGPSKAKPSWTPSGDSQKRPSRDLGSRGSFLSGGPGHPGRKGSKPHTPRQRSAASQEEEQNSLAKASPVNKTPTPDKTPSPEKTVSPNKASTPEEALTLEKAPISEGSLTLKFKAPVPENPTPEEGLTLGKAPSPDSVISGEEAPVPEVPPEDEVPGPKTVPPGDEAPTLGKVLTPEQVLSQEASTRDITQLHRFSPEQALPLFKSLVANEAQSQEVHRPEEPHLHQRGSSPFQSESECKSGSVPALAKATTPLEEAPGEHEGTREEAVLPKEEVSPKEAAPAQKNRQAVKATPDPQEAPALLSLSLQNLTDSESDRGDITRLQDEVESLRRSLERMGVQLERKLTDLWEELKSEKEKRLSLEVQMQRGTQESRTRGSIHAQTQTH
- the SH3D21 gene encoding SH3 domain-containing protein 21 isoform X2 — encoded protein: MGPKLQALPALPLAVSRSLESSKLASQETDQERLCQRARGRTCWAGPPLPHPLQHLGPTYRLASPPPSLLGLAARPSPPGPVLGRPPDSAELPARPRRRPGAMGTCGGPGVAGRATGPAPPPARPSRGARDSRLGRGAQTRPPPADVLVLAGYRAQKEGELSVAPGDVVRQVCEGPARGWLRGQLGGRWGLFPERSVQEIPESLRGAGEAPSPRCARRRGRPAKPRGPQRWCKVSFSYSPEQADELQLQAGEIVEVIKEIEDGWWLGKKNGQLGAFPSNFVELLDSGPPSLGSPDMPAVSPGPQQPPKLSSLTYDSPPDYLRTVSRPEIYRVLFDYQPEAPDELALRRGDVVKVLRKTTEDKGWWEGESHGRRGVFPDNFVLPPPPIKKLTPRKVASRESAKEPKKMMGKSALPTVRKLVTAPSGPSKAKPSWTPSGDSQKRPSRDLGSRGSFLSGGPGHPGRKGSKPHTPRQRSAASQEEEQNSLAKASPVNKTPTPDKTPSPEKTVSPNKASTPEEALTLEKAPISEGSLTLKFKAPVPENPTPEEGLTLGKAPSPDSVISGEEAPVPEVPPEDEVPGPKTVPPGDEAPTLGKVLTPEQVLSQEASTRDITQLHRFSPEQALPLFKSLVANEAQSQEVHRPEEPHLHQRGSSPFQSESECKSGSVPALAKATTPLEEAPGEHEGTREEAVLPKEEVSPKEAAPAQKNRQAVKATPDPQEAPALLSLSLQNLTDSESDRGDITRLQDEVESLRRSLERMGVQLERKLTDLWEELKSEKEKRLSLEVQMQRGTQESRTRGSIHAQTQTH
- the EVA1B gene encoding protein eva-1 homolog B; this encodes MDAPRRDMELLSNSLAAYAHIRANPESFGLYFVLGVCFGLLLTLCLLVISISCAPRARPRAPAPRRDPRSSALEPDDDDDDDEDTVTRLGPDDTLPGAELSAEPDGPLSVNVFTSAEELERAQRLEERERILREIWRTGQPDLLGSGTLGPGPTATGTLGRMHYY